The Primulina tabacum isolate GXHZ01 chromosome 16, ASM2559414v2, whole genome shotgun sequence genome window below encodes:
- the LOC142529971 gene encoding glutathione hydrolase 1-like yields MASLFLPWLVSLCQFLLFSPSFVRLSSGADSPRRQRIMAHNGVVAADHGQCSTIGVEILRIGGHAVDAALAAALCLGVVSPGSSGIGGGAFMLVRTADGTTQAFDMRESAPKLASQNMYAGNAALKDTGALSVAVPGELAGLHKVWTIYGKIPWNRLVTPAAQMAQNGFKISPFLYMQMTKTETGIMADKGLRKIFTKNGSLLKPGDTCYNKKLAKTLSEIARNGIKAFYNGSIGLKLVEDVKKAGGILTMEDLKNYQVKIREPVSIEVFGVNILGMPPPSSGGAAMSLILNILDRYQGLSNISDSLMTHRVIEALKHAFAVRMNLGDPDFVNVQDVLKDMVSKDFAADLKKTILDNMTFNSNHYGGRWNQIHDHGTSHLSVVDRKRNAVSLTTTINAYFGSKLMSTSTGIILNNEMGDFSMPANSSNIVPPPAPANFIVPGKRPLSSMAPTIILKDGQLKAVTGASGGAMIIAATTEVFLNHFVRGMDPLSSVMDPRCYHELIPNVVQFENWTTPIGDHIEVSEQIRAALEKKGHVLQSLAGGSICQFIVQELSKSNLGQLIAVSDPRKGGYPAGF; encoded by the exons ATGGCAT CTCTGTTCTTGCCGTGGCTGGTCTCACTATGccaatttcttttattttctccTTCATTTGTGAGACTAAGTTCAGGTGCAGATAGCCCAAGACGACAAAGAATCATGGCACATAATGGCGTTGTGGCCGCTGATCATGGCCAATGCTCCACTATTGGGGTGGAGATCCTCCGCATAGGCGGCCATGCTGTTGATGCAGCGCTGGCTGCTGCGCTCTGCCTAGGAGTTGTAAGCCCTGGATCTAGCGGCATCGGCGGTGGTGCGTTTATGCTCGTTCGAACAGCTGATGGCACGACACAAGCATTCGATATGAGGGAGAGCGCACCAAAGTTAGCTTCCCAA AATATGTATGCAGGAAATGCTGCTCTTAAAGACACCGGCGCCCTCTCTGTAGCAGTTCCAGGAGAACTTGCGGGCCTTCATAAAGTCTGGACAATATATGGAAAAATTCCTTGGAACAGACTTGTGACACCTGCTGCTCAAATGGCACAGAATGGATTCAAAATATCACCTTTTCTATACATGCAGATGACAAAAACAGAGACAGGAATCATGGCAGATAAAGGGCTTCGCAAAATATTCACGAAAAACGGTTCTCTCCTGAAGCCAGGTGATACATGCTACAACAAGAAACTAGCCAAAACATTAAGTGAAATAGCAAGAAATGGGATCAAAGCTTTCTATAACGGCTCCATTGGGCTAAAACTAGTCGAAGATGTGAAGAAAGCTGGAGGGATATTGACAATGGAAGACTTGAAGAATTACCAAGTTAAAATAAGAGAACCAGTTTCTATTGAAGTTTTTGGGGTCAACATACTTGGCATGCCTCCACCTTCTTCTGGTGGTGCTGCAATGTCACTT ATTCTAAATATCCTGGATCGATATCAAGGGCTGTCGAATATTTCTGATTCCCTTATGACCCATAGAGTAATTGAAGCTCTGAAGCATGCATTTGCGGTGAGGATGAATCTTGGCGATCCTGACTTCGTCAATGTGCAAGATGTCCTGAAAGATATGGTATCGAAAGATTTTGCTGCAGACTTAAAAAAAACTATCTTGGACAATATGACATTCAATTCCAACCATTATGGTGGAAG GTGGAACCAGATCCATGACCATGGCACCAGCCACCTCTCTGTAGTGGACAGGAAACGCAATGCCGTCTCCTTGACTACCACTATCAATGCATACTTTGGTTCTAAATTGATGTCAACAAGCACAGGGATTATTCTAAACAATGAAATGGGTGATTTCTCGATGCCTGCAAATAGTTCGAATATTGTTCCACCGCCAGCTCCTGCCAACTTCATTGTCCCTGGTAAAAGACCTTTATCATCAATGGCACCAACTATAATCCTTAAG GATGGACAACTAAAAGCAGTAACTGGGGCAAGTGGAGGAGCAATGATAATTGCAGCAACAACAGAAGTCTTCTTGAATCATTTTGTGAGGGGAATGGATCCTCTCTCTTCTGTTATGGATCCAAGATGCTATCATGAG CTCATCCCTAATGTAGTGCAGTTCGAGAACTGGACAACGCCAATAGGTGATCACATTGAAGTTTCAGAACAAATCAGGGCTGCTCTAGAGAAGAAGGGCCATGTTCTACAAAGTCTTGCAGGTGGATCAATATGCCAATTCATAGTTCAAGAATTGAGTAAATCAAATCTTGGGCAGCTAATTGCTGTAAGTGACCCGAGAAAGGGTGGATATCCTGCTGGTTTTTAA